The DNA sequence GACCACGTCCGCTGGGATCACGCCGGCGAGGCGTACTTCGACGGCGAGACCGAGCCGTGCATCAACGGGGTCGTGCTGGCGCTGGCCGCCTACTTCGGCGAGGACGGCTCGAACGTCGCCGCCACGCTCGCCGGCGGCCGGCTCGACGACGGCGCCTGGAACTGCTGGGCCGAGTACGGCGCCCGGGTGTCGTCGTTCCACTCAACGATCTGCGCGGTCGAGGGCCTCGCCGCCTGGAACGCCACCGGCCGGGGCGACGCCGCGTCCGCCGAGGCGCAGCGGACCGGCGAGGAGTACCTGCTGGCCCGCGGCCTGTTCCGCCGGTTGAGTACCGGCGAGGTCGCGGACCCCAGGATGACGATGCTGAGCAATCCGGTGCGCTGGTTCCACGACATCCTGCGCGGCCTGGAGCACTTCCGCAGCGTCGACCGCCGCGACCCGCGCCTCGCGGAGGCCGTCGAGCTGCTGCGCGGCAAGGCGGACGCCGACGGACTCTGGAGCCTGGAGAACCGGCACGAGGGGCCGGCCTGGCTGGAGTTCGGCGACAACGAGGGGATGCCGAGCCGCTGGGTGACCCTGCGGGCGCTGCGCGTGCTGCGGTGGTGGGACGCGGGGACGCCCGCGGCCTGACCCGGCCTCAGACCGTCGTGGTCGCCGCCTCCGCCAGATGGTCCTTCGGCAGCCTCCGCACCTTCTGGCGGCGCTTCCGGCGGTCCGGGATCATCGACCGCATCTCCTCCAGCTTGCCGAAGCAGAGCAGCCGGTCGCCGGCCTGCAGCTCGACGCCGCTGCGCGGGTTCGGGATGACCGTCGCGCCGCGGTGCAGCGTGAGCACGGTGATGTCGCGGTCCCACAGCCCGGACTCCTTGATCGTCTTGCCGATCAGGTCCGCGTTGCCGTGCACGAGCAGCTCGGCGACGCCATAACCGCGCGAGACGCTGAGCCGCTGGCGCACGTCGATCTCCGGGAACGCCACCTGGTTGGAGATGAAGTCGATGATCGCGCCGGCGACGTCGAGGCCGGTCGCGCGTTCGATGCCCTCCAGGCCGGGGGACGAGTTGACCTCCATGACGAGCGGCCCGTCGTTGCCCTCCAGCATGTCCACACCCGCCACGCGGAGCCCCATGATCTGGGCGGACCGCACGGCGGCCTCCTCGTACTCCGGGGTCAGCTCCACCTTCTCGACGGTGCCCCCGCGGTGCACATTGGAGCGGAACTCGTCGCCGCTCGCCACGCGCCGCATCGCCGCCACCACGCGGTCGCCGACGACGAGCGCGCGGATGTCGCGGCCGCGGCTCTCCGAGATGAAGCTCTGGATGAGCACGTTCTGCTTGGTGGAGTGCAGCGTCTCCACGATGGACTCCGCGATCTTCGCT is a window from the Leifsonia shinshuensis genome containing:
- the rimK gene encoding 30S ribosomal protein S6--L-glutamate ligase, which gives rise to MKLAILSRAPHAYSTQRLRAAARDRGHTVKVLNTLRFAIDLSGEEPDLQYRGRLLSDYDAVLPRIGNSITYYGTAVVRQFEQMDVYTPNTANGITNSRDKLRANQILSRHNIGMPATTFVNSRADVRMAIEQVGGAPVVIKLLEGTQGIGVILAPEAKIAESIVETLHSTKQNVLIQSFISESRGRDIRALVVGDRVVAAMRRVASGDEFRSNVHRGGTVEKVELTPEYEEAAVRSAQIMGLRVAGVDMLEGNDGPLVMEVNSSPGLEGIERATGLDVAGAIIDFISNQVAFPEIDVRQRLSVSRGYGVAELLVHGNADLIGKTIKESGLWDRDITVLTLHRGATVIPNPRSGVELQAGDRLLCFGKLEEMRSMIPDRRKRRQKVRRLPKDHLAEAATTTV